The Pseudanabaena yagii GIHE-NHR1 genome segment TAAAGTTGTGTTGATAATCAGATTACCATAGTAAGAAGGGCGGCGCGAAGCGCCGCCCTTCTTAGATTAACTAGCTAATTGGGACTTTTTGATTAATTAGGAAGCAGGTAACTCCGTAGCAACATCAACCTTGAAAGCCTTGACTTCATTAGCTTTTGGCAAGGTGAGAGTAAGAATACCATTGGTGTATTCAGCCTTCACTTGTTCATTTTCGATCGCGACAGGTAACGCAAATACACGACGGAACTTGCCATAGCTGATTTCACTCCAGTAGTAACCCTTTTCCGCAGATTCTTCTTTGCGTTCGAGGTGACGTTCACCAGCAATTGTCAAAGAATCCTTAGTTACCTGAATATCGAGATCCTTAGCTTCGATATCAGGAATGGAGAGTCTGAGGGTCAAATGATCGCCATCATCGCGCAATTCACTGGCGGGAACCCAGCCTTTGGCGGCTTCTTGATCTAGGGTAGTGATGTCACGGAACATGCGATCAAACTGACGACGAACTTCTTCGATTTCTTGTAAAGGTTGCCAACGTACTAACATAAATATCACCTTGAGCTATTTCAAAACAACTATGAACATTTAGAAGTAGGTTTAGGATTTAGTTGATATTTTGTACTTCCCTTTCGTTCACAGCTTTATTATGAAATAGCTGCAAAGCTATGGACAGAAGGGGAACCGAACTTTTTTGGTAGGGTTCACCTCACCACTTTGACTGCGTAATCTTTGCGTTTGACAAAGGCTAAACCTAAAACAAGGAAGGTACAAATACCTGCTAAATAGAGTGGATAGCCGTAGGATTCAGGATGCTCTTGATTGACAAGTAAGCCTGCAATGACGGGGCCAAATCCATTGGAAATGCTGAGGTATGAGGCATTTATACCTAGTACAGTCCCTTGTTCCTCAGGACGGGCATTGAGAGAGAGTAAGGCGCTAATCATCGGTTGTACAACCGAATTGAGTAATGAGAAGAGTACACAAACAGCGATAAAGTAATAGATATCCTTCCATATCGGCATTAAGACAAAAGATAAACTACGGATCAATAGTCCTAAAAATAATATTTGCGCTAGTTGCAGATGTTTGGTCATTTGGGAAATACCCGCAGTTTGCATAATGACTGCGAGTACGCCAAATAGTAAAAACATGAGGGCAAGCCCATCACTATTTTGGTTGAGAACTTTGAGAAAGTAAGGCTGAAAGG includes the following:
- a CDS encoding Hsp20/alpha crystallin family protein; translated protein: MLVRWQPLQEIEEVRRQFDRMFRDITTLDQEAAKGWVPASELRDDGDHLTLRLSIPDIEAKDLDIQVTKDSLTIAGERHLERKEESAEKGYYWSEISYGKFRRVFALPVAIENEQVKAEYTNGILTLTLPKANEVKAFKVDVATELPAS